The following proteins come from a genomic window of Trifolium pratense cultivar HEN17-A07 linkage group LG4, ARS_RC_1.1, whole genome shotgun sequence:
- the LOC123882479 gene encoding oxygen-dependent coproporphyrinogen-III oxidase, chloroplastic has translation MPCTISVTAPSYAVTPLTFSCSKSTPICHTSNFLTKQNRKPLLRVTKSMNSNRVVKVKATVSIEKETPETERPDTFLRGNDDGVASSVRFRFEKMIREAQDKVCNAIEIADGGGKFKEDVWSRPGGGGGISRVLQDGAVWEKAGVNVSVVYGQMPPDAYRAAKGAASNDQKPGPIPFFAAGISSVLHPKNPFAPTLHFNYRYFETDAPKDAPGAPRQWWFGGGTDLTPAYIFEDDVKHFHSVQKKACDKFDPTFYPRFKKWCDDYFYIKHRDERRGLGGIFFDDLNDYDLEMLLSFATECANSVIPAYIPIIEKRKDLPFTDHQKAWQQLRRGRYVEFNLVYDRGTTFGLKTGGRIESILVSLPLTARWEYDHKPEVGSEEWKLLDACINPKEWI, from the exons ATGCCGTGTACAATTTCCGTGACAGCTCCTTCTTACGCCGTTACTCCATTGACATTCAGTTGTTCCAAATCAACTCCAATTTGTCATACATCAAATTTTCTCACTAAACAGAATCGTAAACCGTTGTTAAGAGTCACAAAATCAATGAATTCTAATCGAGTAGTAAAAGTAAAAGCAACGGTTTcaatagaaaaagaaacacCAGAAACTGAAAGACCTGATACATTTCTTCGTGGCAACGACGATGGCGTTGCGTCTTCGGTTAGATTTCGATTTGAAAAGATGATAAGAGAAGCTCAAGATAAAGTTTGTAATGCAATTGAAATTGCTGATGGTGGTGGAAAATTTAAAGAAGATGTTTGGTCTAGacctggtggtggtggtggtattAGTAGGGTTCTTCAAGATGGTGCTGTTTGGGAAAAAGCTGGTGTTAATGTTTCTGTTGTTTATGGTCAAATGCCTCCTGATGCTTATCGTGCTGCAAAAGGCGCTGCTTCTAATGATCAGAAGCCTGGTCCTATTCCCTTTTTCGCAGCTGGAATTAGCTCT GTTTTACATCCTAAAAACCCGTTTGCCCCAACCTTGCATTTCAATTATCGCTATTTTGAAACCGATGCTCCTAAAG ATGCTCCTGGAGCACCTAGACAATGGTGGTTTGGTGGGGGAACTGATTTAACCCCTGCTTACATTTTCGAGGACGATGTCAAGCACTTCCATTCA GTTCAAAAAAAGGCTTGTGACAAGTTTGATCCTACGTTTTACCCCCGATTCAAGAAATGGTGCGACGACTACTTTTATATCAAG CATCGAGATGAAAGGAGAGGACTTGGAGGAATATTTTTTGATGATCTAAATGACTATGATCTGGAGATGCTCCTTTCGTTCGCTACCG AATGTGCAAACTCTGTCATTCCCGCTTACATACCTATCATAGAGAAAAGAAAGGATTTGCCCTTTACAGATCATCAAAAAGCATGGCAACAATTGCGAAGGGGACGATATGTTGAATTCAATTTG GTATATGATAGGGGTACAACATTTGGACTAAAAACTGGAGGGAGAATAGAGAGTATTCTTGTTTCTCTCCCACTCACTGCTCGGTGGGAATATGACCAT AAACCAGAAGTAGGTAGCGAAGAATGGAAACTCTTAGATGCGTGCATCAACCCGAAGGAATGGATCTAA
- the LOC123882480 gene encoding probable LRR receptor-like serine/threonine-protein kinase At3g47570 yields MKPYIFLLPMSWYLYLHLLNLFTLTLMCFAPNRTLTMAQGNQTDHLALLQFKQLISSDPYGILDSWNSSTHFCKWHGIICSPKHQRVTRLTLEGNKLHGSISPYVGNLSHMRFLNLQNNSFYGKIPQELGRLFRLRYLFLNNNSFSGEFPINLTNCSELITMHLGANKLIGKIPSQIGSLVKLQALSMEKNNLSGKIPPSIRNLASLTKFFIGFNQLEENIPQEICCLKQLKIIAVHINKLSGTFPSCLYNMSSLTVISAVDNNFNGSLPHNMFHTLPNLQFFSIGVNSFSGHIPTSIANASTLTVLVIPTNHFVGQVPNLGKLQSLRVLNLEDNNLGDNSTKDLEFLNSLTNCSKLQTLGLAANNFGGTLQNSIGNLSTTLNLLSFEGNQIYGQIPTELGNLISLSLLTMEYNNFEGTIPTTFGKFQKIQMLTMFGNNLSGAIPSFIGNLSQLYALRLDGNMFEGNIPPNIGNCQRLQYLDISHNNLSGVIPLEIFNISSLTNTLNLSHNSLSGSLPKEVGMLKNIDMLDVSKNNLSGDIPETIGECISLEYLYLEGNSFRGTIPSSLASLKGLQRLDLSRNQLSGAIPKNLQNISFLEYFNVSFNMLEGEVPTDGVFGNATQVAIIGNNKLCGGISQLHLPPCLIKGRKHAKHHKFRLIAVIASVVSFLLILSFIITIYWMRKRNLKRHFDSPTIDQLAKVSYQDLHRGTDGFSPRNLIGSGSFGSVYRGNLVSEDNVIAVKVLNLQKKGARKSFFVECNALKSIRHRNLVKVLTCCSSTDYKGQEFKALVFDYMKNGSLEQWLHPEILNVETPTILDLSHRLNIIIDVASALHYLHQECEQMVIHCDLKPSNVLLDEDMVAHVSDFGIARLVSTISGNTSTIGISGTVGYAPPEYGMGSEVSTCGDMYSFGILMLEMLTGRRPTDEVFKDGQNLHNFVAISFPNNLGSIFYPHLVSRDAEVTEDGSIENSECLVSLFRIGLVCSMESPKERMNIVDVTRELSIIRKTFCHWFSHS; encoded by the exons ATGAAGCCTTATATTTTCTTGTTACCTATGTCTTGGTATCTATACCTTCATTTGCTTAATCTTTTTACCTTAACTTTAATGTGTTTTGCTCCAAACAGAACTTTGACAATGGCACAAGGAAACCAAACTGATCATTTGGCTTTGCTCCAATTCAAGCAACTAATATCCAGTGATCCATATGGTATCCTTGATTCTTGGAAtagttcaactcacttttgcaAATGGCATGGAATCATATGCAGTCCCAAGCATCAAAGAGTTACAAGGTTGACGTTGGAAGGAAACAAGTTGCATGGATCCATATCTCCATATGTTGGCAATCTCTCTCATATGAGATTCCTCAACCTTCAAAACAATAGCTTCTACGGTAAAATTCCACAAGAATTGGGTCGTTTGTTTAGATTAAGGTACCTCTTTCTAAACAACAACTCGTTTTCAGGAGAATTTCCTATAAACTTGACAAATTGCTCAGAGCTCATAACTATGCACTTAGGTGCAAACAAACTGATTGGCAAAATACCTAGTCAAATTGGATCTCTTGTAAAGCTTCAAGCTCTTTCCAtggaaaaaaacaatttgtcaGGAAAAATTCCACCATCCATAAGAAATCTTGCATCTcttactaaattttttattggtttcaATCAATTAGAGGAAAATATTCCACAAGAAATTTGCTGCCTAAAACAGTTGAAGATTATAGCAGTTCATATCAACAAATTGTCGGGTACATTTCCTTCTTGTCTTTATAATATGTCATCTCTTACTGTAATCTCAGCTGTAGACAATAATTTTAATGGATCTCTTCCACACAATATGTTCCACACTCTTCCCAATCtccaatttttttcaattggAGTAAATAGTTTCTCGGGTCATATACCCACTTCCATTGCAAATGCTTCAACTTTAACAGTACTTGTGATTCCTACAAACCATTTTGTCGGACAAGTTCCAAATCTAGGTAAGCTACAAAGTCTGAGAGTGCTTAATTTGGAAGACAACAATTTAGGAGACAATTCCACAAAGGATTTGGAGTTTTTAAACTCATTAACAAATTGTAGTAAGTTGCAAACGCTCGGTTTAGCCGCTAATAATTTTGGAGGTACTTTGCAAAATTCTATAGGTAATTTGTCCACCACACTTAATCTATTATCTTTCGAGGGTAATCAAATATATGGACAAATTCCTACAGAATTAGGAAATCTAATTAGCTTGAGTCTCTTGACTATGGAATATAACAATTTCGAAGGAACAATTCCAACTACTTTCGGAAAGTTTCAAAAGATACAAATGTTAACAATGTTCGGAAACAATTTATCAGGGGCTATACCATCTTTCATAGGCAACCTTAGTCAATTGTATGCTTTGAGACTAGATGGAAATATGTTTGAAGGTAATATTCCTCCAAATATTGGAAATTGTCAAAGGTTACAATACTTAGACATTTCACACAACAACCTTAGTGGAGTCATACCCTTAGAGATTTTCAACATTTcgtctttaacaaacacactaaACTTGTCTCATAACTCATTGAGTGGTAGCTTACCAAAAGAAGTGGGTATgctaaaaaatattgatatgtTAGATGTTTCTAAGAATAATTTGTCAGGGGACATTCCTGAAACTATTGGTGAATGCATAAGTTTAGAATATCTTTATTTGGAAGGGAACTCCTTTAGAGGAACCATACCATCCTCTTTGGCATCGCTCAAAGGTCTTCAACGTTTAGATCTGTCTAGAAATCAATTGTCTGGAGCAATCCCAAAAAATTTGCAAAATATTTCTTTCCTAGAATATTTCAATGTTTCTTTCAACATGTTGGAAGGTGAAGTACCGACAGATGGTGTATTTGGAAATGCAACTCAAGTGGCAATTATTGGAAACAATAAGCTTTGTGGGGGTATTTCACAGCTGCATCTACCACCATGCCTTATCAAGGGTAGGAAACATGCAAAACACCATAAATTCAGGTTGATAGCAGTGATCGCTAGTGTGGTTTCTTTTCTTCTCATACTTTCATTTATTATAACTATCTACTGGATGAGAAAAAGAAATCTAAAACGACATTTTGATTCACCAACAATTGATCAACTAGCTAAGGTTTCATACCAAGACTTACATCGAGGAACAGATGGTTTCTCGCCTAGAAACTTGATCGGATCAGGAAGTTTTGGTTCTGTTTACAGAGGAAATCTTGTGTCAGAAGATAATGTTATTGCTGTGAAGGTCCTTAACCTACAAAAGAAGGGAGCTCGCAAGAGTTTCTTCGTTGAATGTAATGCACTCAAAAGCATTAGACACCGAAATTTAGTTAAGGTTTTAACATGTTGTTCTAGTACAGATTACAAAGGCCAAGAATTTAAAGCTTTAGTTTTTGATTACATGAAAAATGGAAGCTTAGAACAATGGTTGCATCCTGAGATTTTAAATGTAGAGACTCCAACAATACTGGACCTCAGTCATAGATTAAACATCATTATTGATGTTGCTTCTGCATTACattatcttcatcaagaatgtgAGCAAATGGTCATTCATTGTGATCTAAAGCCAAGCAATGTCCTTCTCGATGAAGACATGGTTGCTCATGTGAGTGATTTTGGCATAGCAAGACTTGTCTCAACCATTTCTGGCAATACCAGTACAATTGGAATCAGTGGGACTGTTGGCTATGCTCCTCCAG AGTATGGGATGGGTTCTGAAGTGTCCACATGTGGTGACATGTATAGCTTTGGAATCCTTATGTTGGAGATGCTTACCGGTAGAAGACCCACCGATGAAGTTTTCAAAGATGGTCAAAATCTGCATAACTTTGTTGCAATTTCATTTCCCAATAATCTTGGAAGTATATTTTACCCACATCTTGTATCAAGAGATGCGGAAGTGACAGAAGATGGAAGCATTGAAAATTCAGAGTGCTTAGTTTCACTTTTTAGGATTGGACTTGTTTGTTCAATGGAATCACCGAAGGAAAGAATGAATATTGTGGATGTCACTAGAGAGCTTAGCATAATCAGAAAGACCTTTTGTCACTG GTTTTCGCACTCATAA
- the LOC123882482 gene encoding ATPase WRNIP1 yields the protein MEMQQLLSMGFPDELAAQALAATGGKSTVKATEWILTHKPNSTTVVNPSPSSLAFQPKLDRFFNVSQQEQTEEPNKRIKLSSSPTPQPQTQQQNKPSFFFNRSKKQQSQTHTHEPLYERLRPTTLDDVVGQDHLLSTNSILRSAIQRNRLPSILLWGPPGTGKTTIAKAIINSSNSTSTFYRFVSLSAVTSGVKDVRDAVDEARKLRLKTNQTTVLFVDEVHRFNKSQQDSFLPVIEDGSIVFLGATTENPSFHLITPLLSRCRVLTLNPLQSHHLVLLLNRAVTDIDKGLVQSLGFGSGSGSSQVDVSVGDDVVDFIANNCDGDARVALNVLEIAAVNAAARVQHDNEECKDDVGVNVSVRVEDAKEALQCKHLAYDKAGEEHYNLISALHKSMRGSDADAAIYWLARMLKGGEEPLYIARRLVRFASEDVGLADPLALNQAVSCYQACHFIGMPECNVILAQCVAYLALAPKSIAVYRAIGAAEKLVRESVGQNEGVPLHLRNAPTKLMKEIGYGKGYIYTPDNPSSTQSYLPPSLQGFKFLHWPDRNPSESDG from the coding sequence CCACCGTTGTTAACCCTTCACCTTCATCACTTGCTTTCCAACCCAAACTCGACCGTTTCTTCAATGTCTCACAACAAGAACAAACAGAAGAACCAAACAAACGCATCAAGTTATCATCTTCACCAACCCCACAACCTCAAacacaacaacaaaacaaacccTCTTTTTTCTTCAACCGTTCTAAAAAACAACAATCTCAAACCCACACTCATGAACCCTTATACGAACGTCTCCGTCCAACAACATTGGACGATGTTGTCGGACAAGATCATCTTCTATCAACAAATTCCATTCTTCGTTCTGCAATCCAACGTAACCGTCTTCCTTCTATCCTCTTGTGGGGTCCACCTGGTACAGGTAAAACCACCATTGCTAAAGCTATTATCAATTCATCAAATTCAACTTCAACTTTCTATCGTTTTGTTTCTTTATCTGCTGTTACTAGTGGTGTTAAAGATGTTAGAGATGCTGTTGATGAAGCCAGAAAACTTAGactcaaaacaaatcaaactacTGTTCTTTTTGTTGATGAAGTTCATAGGTTTAATAAATCTCAACAAGACTCTTTTTTACCTGTTATTGAAGATGGTAGCATTGTCTTTCTTGGTGCTACTACTGAAAACCCTTCTTTTCATTTGATTACGCCACTTTTGTCTCGTTGTCGTGTTCTTACACTTAACCCTCTTCAATCCCATCATCTTGTTTTGCTTCTTAACCGTGCTGTCACTGATATAGACAAAGGGTTGGTGCAAAGCCTCGGTTTTGGTTCCGGTTCTGGTTCTTCCCAGGTTGATGTTAGTGTTGGTGACGATGTTGTTGATTTTATAGCTAACAATTGCGATGGAGATGCTCGTGTTGCTTTGAATGTATTGGAGATTGCTGCTGTTAATGCGGCTGCTCGGGTTCAACATGATAATGAAGAATGCAAGGATGATGTTGGTGTTAATGTTAGTGTTAGGGTTGAGGATGCTAAGGAGGCACTTCAATGCAAGCATCTTGCTTATGATAAAGCTGGGGAGGAACATTATAATTTAATCAGTGCATTGCACAAGTCTATGAGGGGAAGTGATGCTGATGCAGCGATTTATTGGCTGGCAAGAATGTTAAAGGGAGGTGAAGAGCCACTTTATATTGCACGTAGGCTTGTAAGATTTGCAAGTGAGGATGTTGGTTTGGCTGATCCTTTAGCTCTTAATCAAGCTGTTTCTTGCTACCAAGCTTGTCACTTTATAGGAATGCCTGAGTGCAATGTCATTCTTGCACAATGCGTTGCTTACTTGGCTTTGGCTCCTAAATCTATAGCAGTTTATCGAGCAATTGGAGCTGCTGAGAAGTTAGTGAGGGAATCTGTTGGACAGAATGAAGGTGTGCCTCTTCATCTTAGGAACGCACCAACCAAATTAATGAAGGAAATTGGGTATGGGAAGGGATATATATACACTCCTGATAACCCTTCCTCAACACAGAGCTACTTGCCACCCTCCCTTCAAGGGTTCAAATTCCTCCATTGGCCTGACAGGAATCCCTCTGAATCTGATGGATGA